A region from the Vicia villosa cultivar HV-30 ecotype Madison, WI linkage group LG3, Vvil1.0, whole genome shotgun sequence genome encodes:
- the LOC131659589 gene encoding uncharacterized protein LOC131659589, whose product MDAVEKQQGGVFFLYGYGGTGKTFMWNTLSATLSLLLPGGRTAHSRFKIPVPTLETSICNIEKKDDIAELLKFTDLIIWDEAPMANKFCFESLDKSLKDIMSGPTHASKKIFGGKVVVFGGDFRQILPVIPRGTRSDIIHATINASYIWDHCKVLRLTKNMRLQSGPPTTTADEIRSFSEWILNIGDGTMCEPNDGYADICILDEFIISNFTDPIQAIVEDTYPDLIHNYLDSNYLQSRAILASTIEVVDDINQYITNLLPGEEREYFSSDSIDRSDVTNFDAYEHVTPEFLNALKTSGLPNHSIRLKVGATIMLMRNLDQSEGLCNGTRLTVTRLAAHVIEAKIISGKNIGNIFYIPRMSLSPSQSPWPFKLVRRQFPIIVSFAMTINKSQGQSLDNVGLYLPKEVFSHGQLYVAISRVKSKKGLRILIHDKEKQPMLSTTNVVFKEVFHNI is encoded by the exons ATGGATGCTGTAGAAAAGCAACAAGGTGGGGTGTTTTTTTTATATGGCTATGGTGGGACTGGTAAGACCTTTATGTGGAACACTTTATCAGCAACACTTAG TTTGTTGTTACCAGGAGGAAGAACAGCCCATTCTAGATTTAAGATTCCCGTTCCTACTTTAGAGACTTCTATTTGCAACATTGAAAAAAAAGATGATATTGCTGAGCTTCTTAAGTTTACGGATTTAATCATCTGGGATGAGGCTCCTATGGCTAACAAGTTTTGCTTCGAATCTTTGGATAAATCCTTAAAAGATATCATGAGTGGTCCCACACATGcatctaaaaaaatatttggcGGTAAGGTTGTTGTTTTTGGTGGTGACTTCAGACAAATTCTCCCTGTTATACCAAGAGGTACTAGATCTGATATTATCCATGCAACAATTAATGCTTCTTATATTTGGGATCATTGTAAAGTATTGAGACTTACAAAGAACATGAGATTGCAAAGTGGTCCACCTACTACTACAGCTGATGAGATTAGGAGCTTTTCTGAGTGGATTTTAAATATTGGAGATGGGACCATGTGTGAACCTAATGATGGTTATGCTGATATCTGTATTCTAGATGAGTTCATTATTTCAAACTTTACAGATCCTATTCAGGCCATTGTTGAAGATACCTACCCTGATCTCATTCATAATTATCTTGATTCCAATTATCTTCAAAGTCGTGCGATATTAGCTTCAACAATCGAAGTTGTTGATGATATCAACCAATATATCACTAACCTTCTTCCAG GTGAAGAGAGAGAATACTTTAGTAGTGATTCCATTGATAGATCAGATGTAACTAACTTTGATGCATATGAGCATGTGACACCAGAGTTTTTGAACGCTCTTAAAACCTCGGGATTGCCTAACCATTCAATCAGGTTGAAAGTCGGGGCCACTATTATGTTAATGCGCAACCTAGATCAGTCAGAGGGCTTGTGCAACGGCACACGACTAACTGTAACCAGACTTGCTGCCCATGTCATTGAAGccaagatcatttctggaaaaaatATTGGTAACATCTTTTATATTCCTAGAATGTCTTTATCCCCCTCACAATCTCCATGGCCATTTAAGTTGGTGAGACGCCAATTTCCAATTATTGTTTCCTTTGCCATGACTATTAACAAGTCACAGGGCCAGTCACTTGACAATGTGGGATTGTATTTGCCAAAGGAAGTTTTTAGTCATGGGCAATTGTATGTCGCTATCTCAAGAGTCAAATCCAAAAAGGGTTTGAGGATTCTTATTCATGACAAAGAGAAACAACCTATGCTCTCTACCACCAATGTTGTTTTCAAGGAAGTCTTTCATAACATTTAA
- the LOC131662705 gene encoding alpha-N-acetylglucosaminidase-like isoform X2, with product MLNFNYPLLLQLLIFILTFSFPVTLSNHEAIESLLHRLDSRRALPSVQEAAARGVLKRLLPTHLSSFEFKIVPKEVCGGDSCFMINNHKKTRHNGPEIIIRGTTGVEIVSGLHWYLKYWCGAHVSWDKTGGIQTTTIPKPGSLPLLKDDGVKIKRPVPWNYYQNVVTSSYSFVWWDWERWEKEVDWMALQGVNLPLAFTGQEAIWQKVFKDFNISSEDLNSFFGGPAFLAWARMGNLHGWGGPLSQNWLGQQLVLQKQIISRMLELGMTPVLPSFSGNVPAALKKIFPSAKITRLGDWNTVDADPRWCCTYLLDPSDPLFVEIGEAFIRKQIKEYGDVTDIYNCDTFNENSPPTSDPDYISTLGAAVYQGISKGDKDAVWLMQGWLFYSDSSFWKPPQMKALLQSVPVGKMIVLDLFAEVKPIWKTSFQFYGTPYIWCMLHNFGGNLEMYGVLDAVGSGPVDARVSANSTMVGVGMCMEGIEHNPIVFELMSEMAFREEKVKINEWVKSYSHRRYGKAIHQVDAAWEILYHTIYNCTDGIADHNHDYIAVLPDWDPSANDKSAGMPQAHLWYPPEDVIKALQLFLAGGKNLTGSLTYRYDLVDLTRQVLSKFANQVYIEAITSFQKKNIDALHLNSHKFLQLIKDIDLLLASDDNFLLGTWLESAKKLAVNPSELKQYEWNARTQVTMWFDTNETTQSKLHDYANKFWSGILENYYLPRASTYFSHLSESLRHNEKFNLIEWRKQWIPMSNKWQEGNELYPVKAKGDALTISQSLYEKYFS from the exons ATGTTGAACTTCAACTATCCACTTCTTCTTCAACTTCTCATTTTCATTCTAACTTTTTCATTTCCAGTGACACTCTCTAACCATGAAGCCATAGAATCACTTCTTCACCGCTTGGATTCCAGAAGGGCACTTCCATCCGTGCAAGAAGCAGCAGCTAGAGGTGTTCTTAAAAGACTTCTTCCCACCCATTTGTCCAGTTTTGAGTTCAAGATAGTTCCAAAG GAAGTCTGTGGCGGAGACAGTTGTTTTATGATAAACAATCACAAAAAGACTAGGCATAATGGACCTGAGATTAT CATTAGAGGAACCACTGGTGTTGAGATTGTGTCTGGCCTCCATTGGTATCTTAAGTATTGGTGCGGCGCTCATGTTTCATGGGATAAAACAGGTGGCATTCAGACAACTACGATCCCCAAGCCAGGATCACTACCTCTTTTGAAAGATGATGGCGTAAAGATAAAACGTCCTGTTCCATGGAACTATTATCAAAACGTCGTGACTTCTAGTT ATTCGTTTGTTTGGTGGGATTGGGAAAGGTGGGAAAAAGAGGTAGACTGGATGGCACTTCAAGGGGTGAACCTACCCTTGGCATTCACTGGGCAGGAAGCTATCTGGCAAAAGGTTTTTAAG GATTTTAACATTAGTTCAGAAGATCTGAACAGTTTCTTTGGTGGACCTGCTTTTCTTGCTTGGGCGCGCATGGGAAATTTACACGG ATGGGGCGGGCCTTTATCTCAAAACTGGTTAGGTCAACAATTGGTCTTACAGAAACAGATAATCTCTCGAATGCTGGAGCTAGGGATGACTCCAG TGTTACCATCCTTCTCTGGAAATGTTCCGGCTGCATTGAAGAAGATATTTCCTTCTGCAAAAATAACTAGACTTGGTGACTG GAACACTGTTGATGCTGATCCTCGCTGGTGCTGCACGTACCTTCTTGATCCCTCCGATCCTCTATTTGTTGAAATTGGGGAGGCTTTTATCCGCAAACAAATTAAAG AATATGGGGATGTAACAGACATATACAACTG TGACACCTTTAATGAAAACTCCCCACCTACTAGTGATCCGGACTATATATCAACTCTTGGAGCTGCAGTATATCAAGGCATTTCCAAGGGTGACAAAGATGCTGTGTGGTTAATGCAA GGCTGGCTCTTCTACTCTGATTCATCATTCTGGAAGCCACCTCAAATGAAA GCACTTTTACAATCTGTTCCAGTTGGGAAAATGATCGTTCTCGATCTATTTGCTGAAGTAAAACCAATATGGAAAACTTCGTTTCAGTTTTATGGTACTCCTTATATATG GTGCATGCTACATAATTTTGGTGGTAATCTTGAAATGTACGGTGTTTTGGACGCAGTTGGTTCTGGGCCTGTTGATGCTCGTGTCAGTGCAAACTCGACAATG GTAGGTGTTGGTATGTGCATGGAAGGGATAGAGCACAATCCGATTGTTTTCGAGCTAATGTCTGAAATGGCATTTCGTGAAGAGAAAGTTAAAATTAAT GAATGGGTCAAGAGTTACTCCCATAGACGATATGGTAAAGCAATTCATCAAGTTGATGCTGCATGGGAGATCCTTTATCATACAATATACAACTGCACTGACGGAATTGCC GATCATAACCATGATTATATTGCGGTGCTTCCGGACTGGGATCCATCCGCAAACGATAAATCTG CTGGTATGCCACAGGCTCATTTGTGGTATCCTCCCGAAGACGTAATCAAAGCATTACAACTCTTCCTAGCCGGTGGAAAGAATCTCACAGGAAGTCTCACATATAG GTATGACCTTGTTGATTTGACTCGACAAGTATTATCGAAATTTGCAAACCAAGTATACATCGAGGCAATTACATCGTTTCAGAAGAAGAATATTGATGCTTTGCACTTGAACAGCCATAAGTTCCTCCAACTGATAAAAGATATTGATTTATTACTTGCTTCTGATGATAACTTCCTTCTCGGAACTTGGCTTGAGAGTGCCAAAAAACTCGCAGTAAATCCAAGTGAGTTGAAGCAG TATGAATGGAATGCTAGAACACAAGTGACTATGTGGTTCGACACAAATGAAACTACTCAGAGCAAGCTCCACGATTACG CTAACAAGTTTTGGAGCGGGATTCTGGAAAACTACTATCTCCCGCGAGCTTCAACCTATTTTAGTCATTTATCAGAAAGCTTAAGACACAACGAGAAGTTCAACTTGATCGAGTGGCGAAAACAATGGATTCCAATGTCGAACAAATGGCAAGAAGGTAATGAGCTGTATCCAGTCAAGGCCAAAGGAGACGCTCTAACGATCTCGCAATCTCTCTATGAAAAGTacttttcataa
- the LOC131662705 gene encoding alpha-N-acetylglucosaminidase-like isoform X1 translates to MLNFNYPLLLQLLIFILTFSFPVTLSNHEAIESLLHRLDSRRALPSVQEAAARGVLKRLLPTHLSSFEFKIVPKEVCGGDSCFMINNHKKTRHNGPEIIIRGTTGVEIVSGLHWYLKYWCGAHVSWDKTGGIQTTTIPKPGSLPLLKDDGVKIKRPVPWNYYQNVVTSSYSFVWWDWERWEKEVDWMALQGVNLPLAFTGQEAIWQKVFKDFNISSEDLNSFFGGPAFLAWARMGNLHGWGGPLSQNWLGQQLVLQKQIISRMLELGMTPVLPSFSGNVPAALKKIFPSAKITRLGDWNTVDADPRWCCTYLLDPSDPLFVEIGEAFIRKQIKEYGDVTDIYNCDTFNENSPPTSDPDYISTLGAAVYQGISKGDKDAVWLMQGWLFYSDSSFWKPPQMKALLQSVPVGKMIVLDLFAEVKPIWKTSFQFYGTPYIWCMLHNFGGNLEMYGVLDAVGSGPVDARVSANSTMVGVGMCMEGIEHNPIVFELMSEMAFREEKVKINEWVKSYSHRRYGKAIHQVDAAWEILYHTIYNCTDGIADHNHDYIAVLPDWDPSANDKSGMLNHQKKIYFLPPGNRRYLFQQTPAGMPQAHLWYPPEDVIKALQLFLAGGKNLTGSLTYRYDLVDLTRQVLSKFANQVYIEAITSFQKKNIDALHLNSHKFLQLIKDIDLLLASDDNFLLGTWLESAKKLAVNPSELKQYEWNARTQVTMWFDTNETTQSKLHDYANKFWSGILENYYLPRASTYFSHLSESLRHNEKFNLIEWRKQWIPMSNKWQEGNELYPVKAKGDALTISQSLYEKYFS, encoded by the exons ATGTTGAACTTCAACTATCCACTTCTTCTTCAACTTCTCATTTTCATTCTAACTTTTTCATTTCCAGTGACACTCTCTAACCATGAAGCCATAGAATCACTTCTTCACCGCTTGGATTCCAGAAGGGCACTTCCATCCGTGCAAGAAGCAGCAGCTAGAGGTGTTCTTAAAAGACTTCTTCCCACCCATTTGTCCAGTTTTGAGTTCAAGATAGTTCCAAAG GAAGTCTGTGGCGGAGACAGTTGTTTTATGATAAACAATCACAAAAAGACTAGGCATAATGGACCTGAGATTAT CATTAGAGGAACCACTGGTGTTGAGATTGTGTCTGGCCTCCATTGGTATCTTAAGTATTGGTGCGGCGCTCATGTTTCATGGGATAAAACAGGTGGCATTCAGACAACTACGATCCCCAAGCCAGGATCACTACCTCTTTTGAAAGATGATGGCGTAAAGATAAAACGTCCTGTTCCATGGAACTATTATCAAAACGTCGTGACTTCTAGTT ATTCGTTTGTTTGGTGGGATTGGGAAAGGTGGGAAAAAGAGGTAGACTGGATGGCACTTCAAGGGGTGAACCTACCCTTGGCATTCACTGGGCAGGAAGCTATCTGGCAAAAGGTTTTTAAG GATTTTAACATTAGTTCAGAAGATCTGAACAGTTTCTTTGGTGGACCTGCTTTTCTTGCTTGGGCGCGCATGGGAAATTTACACGG ATGGGGCGGGCCTTTATCTCAAAACTGGTTAGGTCAACAATTGGTCTTACAGAAACAGATAATCTCTCGAATGCTGGAGCTAGGGATGACTCCAG TGTTACCATCCTTCTCTGGAAATGTTCCGGCTGCATTGAAGAAGATATTTCCTTCTGCAAAAATAACTAGACTTGGTGACTG GAACACTGTTGATGCTGATCCTCGCTGGTGCTGCACGTACCTTCTTGATCCCTCCGATCCTCTATTTGTTGAAATTGGGGAGGCTTTTATCCGCAAACAAATTAAAG AATATGGGGATGTAACAGACATATACAACTG TGACACCTTTAATGAAAACTCCCCACCTACTAGTGATCCGGACTATATATCAACTCTTGGAGCTGCAGTATATCAAGGCATTTCCAAGGGTGACAAAGATGCTGTGTGGTTAATGCAA GGCTGGCTCTTCTACTCTGATTCATCATTCTGGAAGCCACCTCAAATGAAA GCACTTTTACAATCTGTTCCAGTTGGGAAAATGATCGTTCTCGATCTATTTGCTGAAGTAAAACCAATATGGAAAACTTCGTTTCAGTTTTATGGTACTCCTTATATATG GTGCATGCTACATAATTTTGGTGGTAATCTTGAAATGTACGGTGTTTTGGACGCAGTTGGTTCTGGGCCTGTTGATGCTCGTGTCAGTGCAAACTCGACAATG GTAGGTGTTGGTATGTGCATGGAAGGGATAGAGCACAATCCGATTGTTTTCGAGCTAATGTCTGAAATGGCATTTCGTGAAGAGAAAGTTAAAATTAAT GAATGGGTCAAGAGTTACTCCCATAGACGATATGGTAAAGCAATTCATCAAGTTGATGCTGCATGGGAGATCCTTTATCATACAATATACAACTGCACTGACGGAATTGCC GATCATAACCATGATTATATTGCGGTGCTTCCGGACTGGGATCCATCCGCAAACGATAAATCTGGTATGTTAAACCATCAAAAGAAAATTTACTTCTTGCCTCCTGGAAATAGAAGATACTTATTCCAGCAAACACCAGCTGGTATGCCACAGGCTCATTTGTGGTATCCTCCCGAAGACGTAATCAAAGCATTACAACTCTTCCTAGCCGGTGGAAAGAATCTCACAGGAAGTCTCACATATAG GTATGACCTTGTTGATTTGACTCGACAAGTATTATCGAAATTTGCAAACCAAGTATACATCGAGGCAATTACATCGTTTCAGAAGAAGAATATTGATGCTTTGCACTTGAACAGCCATAAGTTCCTCCAACTGATAAAAGATATTGATTTATTACTTGCTTCTGATGATAACTTCCTTCTCGGAACTTGGCTTGAGAGTGCCAAAAAACTCGCAGTAAATCCAAGTGAGTTGAAGCAG TATGAATGGAATGCTAGAACACAAGTGACTATGTGGTTCGACACAAATGAAACTACTCAGAGCAAGCTCCACGATTACG CTAACAAGTTTTGGAGCGGGATTCTGGAAAACTACTATCTCCCGCGAGCTTCAACCTATTTTAGTCATTTATCAGAAAGCTTAAGACACAACGAGAAGTTCAACTTGATCGAGTGGCGAAAACAATGGATTCCAATGTCGAACAAATGGCAAGAAGGTAATGAGCTGTATCCAGTCAAGGCCAAAGGAGACGCTCTAACGATCTCGCAATCTCTCTATGAAAAGTacttttcataa
- the LOC131659591 gene encoding uncharacterized protein LOC131659591, giving the protein MSRAPILINDLVKGNQVWKMLIRVVDLWVVNEKNGHQHLEMVIQDVKAYKIHVTSWNRDFKDWFEQVKEHETYIMYNGEPVDNEGPLKVCSHPLKLVLNGGTTMMKAALPDIPTHKFIFHPIDNFLKGNYKHDMLYDVIGVLQDVVKTQMGGGNRKSCVNITLRDVKGNVIEVALWEAYGKQFMNYTTPNNTSGPTIIVLTHAWCKPNSVSGLPSLSNAWNGSRLLINLDHPQVADFKASFGTTDLSGIPALSQSLTCDSSIQSANNFLTNLSEVRSIHAIAALAKDSFATTIGTTIGFKASKNGWYFESYAGSSGNTDTEPVMKFKVEVEVVYGDHNGTFVFWDKDCIPFTKMTARELREVMKEAGEDNPKIWPAHLDVLLNKEFVFRVKYQQQYRQFSIVKILNEEGLYAKFDKYLTPDETMPLQNTLETSTTAPILIPNQLTQTSEQSICAEPYSAANPNSSPEASSNSTPAKRGSESTSVNDIIQAEEITPKQSATKAKTGRKLKHLKKE; this is encoded by the exons ATGTCAAGGGCTCCCATTCTCATAAACGATCTAGTCAAGGGGAACCAAGTCTGGAAAATGCTGATTAGGGTTGTTGATCTTTGGGTTGTTAATGAGAAAAATGGCCATCAACACCTAGAGATGGTCATTCAAGATGTAAAG GCTTATAAGATTCATGTCACAAGTTGGAACCGAGATTTCAAAGATTGGTTTGAACAAGTGAAGGAGCATGAGACTTATATTATGTATAACGGAGAGCCCGTGGACAACGAAGGTCCTTTAAAAGTTTGTTCTCACCCACTCAAGCTCGTCCTCAACGGAGGGACTACGATGATGAAGGCGGCGTTACCCGACATACCAACCCACAAGTTCATTTTTCATCCTATTGATAACTTTCTGAAAGGGAACTACAAACATGACATGTTATATG ATGTTATAGGGGTGTTGCAAGATGTTGTTAAGACACAAATGGGCGGTGGTAATAGGAAATCTTGCGTCAATATTACCTTGCGTGATGTCAAAGGGAATGTTATCGAGGTGGCATTATGGGAAGCTTACGGCAAGCAATTCATGAACTACACTACCCCGAACAACACTTCTGGACCTACAATTATCGTTTTGACCCATGCCTGGTGCAAGCCAAATTCAG TTTCCGGTCTTCCGTCTCTTTCGAATGCATGGAACGGCTCTAGACTTCTCATTAACTTGGACCATCCACAAGTGGCAGATTTCAAAGCTAG TTTTGGAACTACTGATTTATCCGGTATACCTGCCCTTTCCCAATCATTAACATGCGATTCTTCCATTCAATCTGCAAACAATTTCTTGACTAACTTGAGTGAGGTCAGGAGTATCCATGCAATCGCTGCACTAGCAAAG GATTCTTTCGCAACGACTATTGGCACTACCATCGGTTTCAAAGCTTCCAAGAACGGATGGTATTTTGAGTCTTATGCTGGGTCATCTGGAAATACAGATACTGAACCTGTTATGAA GTTCAAAGTTGAGGTTGAAGTTGTCTATGGTGACCACAATGGAACATTTGTTTTTTGGGATAAGGATTGTATTCCTTTTACAAAAATGACTGCTAGGGAATTAAGAGAGGTTATGAAAGAG GCAGGAGAAGACAATCCTAAAATTTGGCCTGCTCATCTAGATGTTTTGTTGAATAAAGAATTTGTGTTCCGTGTCAAGTATCAACAACAGTACCGGCAATTTTCTATCGTTAAAATACTTAACGAGGAGGGCCTTTACGCCAAGTTTGACAAATACCTCACCCCAGATGAG ACCATGCCACTTCAGAACACTCTTGAAACATCCACCACTGCTCCTATACTTATTCCAAACCAA CTCACGCAGACTTCGGAGCAATCAATCTGTGCTGAGCCATACTCGGCTGCTAACCCGAATTCGAGCCCAGAGGCAAGCTCCAACAGTACTCCAGCCAAGAGGGGATCAGAGTCAACCTCGGTTAATGATATCATCCAGGCTGAAGAGATCACTCCCAAACAATCTGCCACTAAGGCCAAGACTGGAAGGAAGCTTAAGCATTTGAAGAAAGAATAA